In Anopheles bellator chromosome 2, idAnoBellAS_SP24_06.2, whole genome shotgun sequence, the genomic stretch CTGCCAATTTCGCTGGGAACAATAGTGCATCCGCCACCCTTAAATTGCACATACCCGAGACCGATAAACATCGGTTCATCAACGGCGCGACATAACGCTGTTCCCGGCATTAATTAGTGAACGTAATTCTCCCCTGAGCCCGCTTCTGAGCTTTCTCGTTCACGGCAAGCTTTCGatatggaaagaaaatggcaagaaaaacTGGCTGGAATGCGTTCGGGTTAGACTGCTCATTAAATATGTTCCGTCGAGCGATGCTAATCGGACGGATTAAAATGGGCGATATTATTGGTGCCGTTTATCGGTGCatgcactgctgctggctggagTATTCTGATAAAAGCGCCCAGCGGTATTGGGTAGCAGGAGACACAAATACTCAAAGTTTAGTAAAGGCGTCGAGAGTGGCCACTGCTATAAATAATTACTGACGACTTTCGCAAACAAATTTACTGTCCCGACTTTTAACTAGAAACGGGAACCGTGCACGATTTTGATCACAAATAGTTTGCTCACCTTGTGAATTACGGTTTATCCTTTTTGATAGTACAGCTTGTTTGTAGGTGGTGCTGGATCTCGTTCATATTCGTCCCGGACTGATTCGAGCTAGACGTGTCTGCACCAGAGCAGTCCGGCGTGAGCCCCACGGATGCCAACTTTAAACGCCCAGACTGTAAATGCATTGCCGGCCAAATCTATCAGCATTGCGAAAGGTAACTTCATGTGATTTCGAAAAACCATTCTTACCCATCGTTGGAGGTCACAAAACTGAACGGTATAGATAGCGGGTCCCCCAGCTGACAGGGAGGAGTGGAACTTTCTCAGCTGCAGACCACGCTGCGAAACGAATAGAACAGGTACTTCTCGCGGTACAAAATGTGGCTCATCAACCGGAAGGAGCGCAGGGTCCGCGCCAGACCCACAGTCCGTCATGGTAGGGCCACGATTGACCAGCAACTGAATAGAGCAACATTTCGTTTCCTGCGTTTGTCTGGCCAATTAAGTACTACATGAGGTGCGGCACAGGGTTTGAAAGTGAACTGGTTCGAAGAAATTACGGGCGGCGCCAGGCGGTACATTTAGTGTTGCGTGATGTGTGGCAGTAAATCGgattgattttaaaatgttccACTATGCATGCGCGGATGTGGCCGACAGGATATCGCGCGACTCCCGAACCACTTGCTCCACTGGATATGATATCGAGCGAACACGAAAACGCTAATAATAATTAAGTCACAGGAACGAAATGCACTAAAAGTTGGTTTGACATTCTTAACCGACgatttgcattattttatgttgtttaaaTTCCTAAATTAACTTAttaatgtaaatgtaaatttactccagtgaataaaaaaattctCCTTTtcttaaataatttcattccgcAACACATTACTTGGCAGCAATGCGATTTTTATATTAACTGCCATTCTTCTCTggataattgaatttacagcgaaacaaactacactttaattttttcacatttttattgtcgTGTTTCGGTACAATAACGTATAACACTCACTACCAACTGCACATCAGTTGCCTACTTTCGGTAAAAATTCCCCACTGCTTTGGTCgatagttttccttttctaaaCTCCTTACGAAGTCtaatataaatttattaagttagaatttcttcattttgctttACTGCTTCTAATTCAAGTTGAAGCGCATATCTATTGGTATTTGCGTGGTTTCTTGAATTATTTTCGCCTGCCCGCAAGGCACATGCCGAACTGAAATGCGCCCTTTTCTTATAATTCAACTAACTGACCCAAACGGCACGAGGATAGGGCATTGCACCTAATTGGGCCAAACACGAGTCACCACGCGACACTATTAATAGGATGGGTGCTACTACCACAACCACAACGCACCAATCGGAATAGGATATTTTTAGATCATTTCGCCGACGATGTTCGTTAGTGGCGCTTGCCGCTTGTTTACTGACGATCTATGCAAACTCTACCGGTAACCGCGTTGCACCATCCGGATAAATTGCTTCCTTATCCTTACAATGTCCATTGGCTATAGAGAAGCTCCGCTTCTACTGTTGTTATGAACTTCGTGGTAGACGTCTTCGGCAAACTTCCCGTTGCATCATAGCTTTCCCTTTTGCTTACTTTTCAGCGCCATCGGATCGTCCGTCGGTTCCGGTATGAGCTTTTGCACCCAATCAATCACGCGTAACAGTTGATCTTTCTTGATCTCGTGCAGTGCTGTACGGTGCGGAACAAACTGGCCGCGCACGCCGAGCTTAGCTAGCTCGTCGAATGAAGTTTGGCCCCATTCGATCGGAACGAGCGTGTCACGTTCACCGTGCATCATCAGCAGTTCCGGCAGCCGGTCATCAGGCGATACGCAACTGAGAGAATCGTAAACTATGCTGCCAGTGTTGAGGAATGATGATATCGCAAACACACCGCCCAAGTCGCGGTTTAGGTGGTAAGCGGTGTGTAGGGCCAGGGCACCTCCCATCGAAAAGCCACCGATTATGATGCGCCCGAGCGGCACTCCGGCAGCCATCTCACGCACCAGCAGCTCATTCACGGTGTCGTAGATCGAGGCCAGCGAAGTGCGGATCTCGGGACAGTCCATTTCGATGCGCTTCCGATTGAACCATACGTTAGAGTTCTCACCTCCCATCGGTGTGTAGGGCTGGACGGGAGCGGTCGGAATGATGACCTTTATGTGCGGGAACTCCATATCACGACCGAGCAGAAAACGAATCCACTCCGTCAGCCCATTGCCAGTATCGCCTGCACgagacatttgaattttaaattaattatcgaCGGCCCATCAGCGCGGACATCGGGGGGACACCAATTTACATAACACTCACCGGATCCATGCAAGAAAATCAAGGTTCCGACGTGCTTCCCCGTAGGGTTAAACACTTTCTCAATCAGTCTCATTACGTTAGttagttatttattattatattacGTAACGTAACGAGCAACGCGTAAAAACGCTACCAGTTTGGATCGTTTTATTAACAGTACAGAACACGCGAATGAACGTTGGCCACGAAATATCTAATCGCGGTTTATCGGCGCAGCGTTTGACAAAAAAGGTacaaagtgtaaacaaacagTAGTCGTCACTCGGTGCGCAAGGTAACTAATGCTGTAGGTGTGCAGGGCTTGCAGGGCTGCTGCGCACCCAAACATATAGTTACCTTGGCATGCTTTCGTTCGACACcagaatttgaatttaaatttgaatcaatttccTATAAAAAGAATCTATTGAAAGAGCGTGATTTCCCACACCTCAATCTTTCGAAGTAAATGAGTTAATATAGCGCCAGAAAAAAATCAGTAAGCATGGGTCTGTTGAGAACCttttattacaaaataaaTAGCCTTAAATATTACTGcttcattaaaaatgaaagagaCACGTTCGATGTTGGCCTACTAAAAATATGCATTGTCTGTCACGAAAGAAAAGTAAGGTGatggaaccaaaaaaacacacataaacCACGAGTTTTCGCAGCAATAGCGCCGTGAATCGGTGTAGATCATCCGTTTCCATATGACTAGAATGTGTGCTGGCAGCGAAGCTGGAAGACCGGTGTTCAACCTGTCCCTTGGTGCTGCACCGTGAGCTTCTCAGAAACGGGTAATTTTATTCGGCGAGAGAGAAGTCAGCGAGTCGGAACAACTGTACGGATTGGAGATGCCATAGAAGTTCGGTGCAATATGAGTGACGTTGCTGGAGTTGGTTTGAAGAATTCCGTTGCCGATGGGACCATGGTTGTTGGTGCCGTTGATGGTGCTGGCACCATTTTCCTGGCGCAACCGGCTACGCTGGCCACGCAGTGGCAACGTTGGAATTTCACTGTTGGCCGCGTACGCTTCGTCAAGGTCCTGATCCATGATGAAGCTATCGTCGGTTGGTGATCGCTGTCGCATTGCCGGATTGACGCACTCATAGACACTCTGCAATGAGGAAACCCATGGTCAGCAAAGTAGAAAAACTAGATTTCTTGTTGCCGCAACCACCAGTCAGTTACCTGTTCGGAAATGTACTGATTTGCTTGAGCGAATGCCAACGATGTCAACGATGGAAGCGCTTGTACCAAATCTGACCTGGCAATGCCCCGCACCATCAGGAAACAGCGCGGGATCATGATACCGACCAGTACGGCCAAAGCCGTGGCCACCATCCCGAGTGAGACTGCCGCTTCGCGCCACTCGTAGCCGAACATGCACAGAGGAATCCACACGGTCCATATTACCAGACAGAGCACCGATCCggtcaccagcagcaaacCTTCACGATAGTTGCGCTGGGAGCGGAAGATGAACGGTGCCAGAAAGATGAGCGCTATCAGCAAGATCCCGTCGTACGCAATGACCGCCCAAAACCAATTGCCGTAGTAGATCTCGCTGCAGGAAATGTTGTGTGCGTTCGCTTGCAGCACGATCACCAGCTGCGCCGACAATCCGAACTGTACGAGCGTACTGAAGCCACAGATCACACTCTGGATGTAGCCGTTGATGTGTGACAGGAATCCACCCTCGCTGCCGATCGAGGCCAGCATGATGGCGCGGCACAGAAGCAACGAAAACGTCATACAGTAGCACACCGACACGAGGAAGATCTTGACCGTGCAATGCGCGTTCCAGGTGTGCAAGGTGTCCACCCGATGGCCACCGAGCTCCGTCGCCTCGCCGTAGCCAGTGTACTCCAGGCTGAACGGAATGAACGCCGCGAACTGTACGATCAGGCTCACCAGCAAAAGAATACTGCCGAGAGGATGGCCCTCCAGAATGTCGTCCATGCAGACCCGCACCAGGAGGAAGATCAGTATGGCGGCGCACAGCAGAATGCCGAGCGATGACACGGTCAAACCGGCCGCAACCCAGGCTTCCATTTTGAGCTGCCATGACATCTCACCAAAGATCTCCGCACCATCCGCCACACCGCGACCATCGTAGTAGATCGGCCGATGGTGCCGCTCGATAAAGTCCGGATGTCGAATTTCAAACTCCTTCGCGCAGTAGAAAATCGCTCCGAGCGTTGCAGGAACGTCGGCGTTGTCCGAAGAGCGCTGCGGAATGGTGGTATAGTTGGTGATCACGTTCGAGCTAGCCACCAACTTCATCTGGCCGAGGGATTTCATGGCAGCGATAACGTTGGCCCCGTTCAGATCCGCCAAACGTGGCACGACTTTTTGTCTCAGTTCGACCGCCATCATCTGGGTCCCGTTGAGTAACTGCAGCTGTGCCAGCACTTCCGAATGTGACCGTTTTGCGTGATACTTCCAATTGTTCAGACACTCGATGCTAGCGTTCAGGCACTCCGTTCCGGTGCGATTCAGAAGATCggccacctccagcagcagtccACCTTCGGCGAGGAGATCCGATCCTCGTAGTGTTGCCCCGTACCGATCGGACGAGTAACCCAGTGTGGTCACATTGACGGCACTCTCCGTTATCACGTACGCCGAGGCAGGAACATCTGTGAAAGAACGGAGGATTGTTAGAGTTGCATAAAGTTGGCCGAACGACACGAATGTTTACTTACCGGCAACGTGCCACTGTTCCCTTCCGCTCAACACAAGCACAACGGTTCCGTTGGAGGCGTAAGATCGGATCGAGGTTTCCAGCCCGAGCAGTATGTAAATCGTGTCGCTGCTAGGAATGCTCTCCAAGCACAGATGTTCATGCCGGCAAATGGCACCGAACTTGGTGGCTAATTCGGCCGATCCAGAACGAATCACTGCAGATGAGTTGAGGCTTGTCCACGGTAGCTCGTACAGCAAGTGGGCAGCCTTTGTGAAGAGCATATCGTATGTGGAAGGAAGCGGGAAAATATTGTAGTCCAGCGTTTCCGAGAGGAGCCGCACCGCGGGCCATATGTGGGAACTAACGAAGATCCCTATCGTGTTGCTGGAGCATTCTTTCAGATAGTTTACTTCCTGCTGTAGTATCCGCTGACTGAGAGACGCATTCAAGAGATGAATTATGTTGAGGCCTGAAAGCAGTTTGAAGAACATGAGTTATTTCATTGACTTTGACTGAAATCGGTCAAAAATGTAGACCACCAACAGTAAATTCAAATGTTACGATTGAAAAATCCCCTCTAATTAGAATCCCATTGGTCTAGTTCTAAAGTAAGTAAACGTAACTACATTCCCAACTCATCGAATGTAGCGTTAGTGACATACATTCCCTACTTATGAACGATTGAAGGAATAATaaatgtgatgcaaatttCAAGGCTACTAGGCGGTTAGAAGAAGTACAACCGAAGGAGACCGAAATGAAGTTAAATAAAGTGTTGGCTGCTGCCCTCAAACGGTGACCCACAGGAGCGTGGTCCGGTACCATTTCAACCTCATTTCATATTCCTCACACTTACCTAGAACCATGTCCTCGCCGGCCAGTCGCAGCTCATTGAtacgatcgatcgccagcacCGCGGCTCCAAAATCGTCCATTTCGACGATGAAGGTCATCATCAGGTCACCGGGTAGCCGCAGGACTCGGTAGCCATGCTCTTTTGCATACCCATCGACATAAGCGCTCAGTCCATCCGATGTGGGTTCCGCATCTGCTCGAGCTCCGCGCGGGTACTTCCGGTGCCGATAATCACCCGATATGTCGATAAACGGACGATCCGGGCACTCGAAGACCTCGGGGTCACTCGGACTTGGCGGTGTGGACGATACCGTCGTGTCTTCCCACTTCTCACCATTCTCGTCACCTGGTGGACTTTCGATTGACGGTTGCAAACTATTGGCGGCAGCCGTTCCGTCGGCGATCGACCGAGGCTCGATCGGTAACGACCCTTGCCGGTCGAGTGTGTCCTCGTCAGTATAGCTCCGATCCGCTGATAGATCCGGTTCGGAAGGCGACGTTGTTTCGTGCAGGTCATCGGTCGGCTGAGCAACCAGTGGCGGAACGGCCGATGAAACCGCTTCCCTCGCGGAATCATTCTTCGGGGCGGAACTATCAGTAGTCACGGCGGTTGCTCGCGTTTGTGATGCTGTTGCCGCAGCGGAACTGGTTATCACTTCTGCTGCGGGTGGTTCTCCAGTTACTGGTGGCGGCGAAACATCCAATGGTCCGGAAGAAGCCAACCGACCACTCACGCAAGGCAACCCGTAGCATAAGATCGCCACCAAGGCTGGAAAGAAATTGATAAAAACTTCATATAATATGTTACAGAGGTTGGTTCCGTTCCATTGTGCAAAAGCCCCTTCAAATAAACGTCCCCCAACGGTTTATTGAACACGGGGTCCAGCAGGgcaaatgtaacaaaacaGTTAATTCTCTGCGCTCCTCAAAGGACATTCGAATTTCGAAGCACACGTGTCCGGGTTGTTACCGTTTTTCAATTCTGTTCTGCTTTCTTCCAAGGGGCCCGGTGCCTAATCGAGGGTGTAATTGAGACGGGAGTGTTTCTCTCtccccgaccccgaccgaccaGCGACCCCGTATCGGTCATTAATGTAGCAGAAGGGATCCGACACACCGGTAGACACAAGACATTAGCCTTCTGCGAGCCGTGACGCTCCTTTTCTGCTGGGTAGGGCCGACAAAGGTGAACCGCGTTCGCCGGAGGTGCCCACACGGTTCAACAACCACTCAGTGCAGTGCGTGGCCTAAACGGTGTTGCGTTCGCAGGGAGGCCCAGTCATAAATTAACCGAACGAACCAGTCTTGCACCGAACGCTGATGGGCAAGCGATTTATGGTGCGCTTTGGTTCAATGGTTTTACAACACAGTACGATCGTTGtacaattttaataaatgtttaagaGAAGTAAGGAATATCTAGAGGGCTAAGTCAAACAACTGATCCATGCGAACGGCAAACATCTTTGCTCCCTTTCGCAGCCACTGAGGTGAAGATCCAACCGCGCGTCGGCAAAATGTTAGATCGCGGGTGCGATCAACAGCAAAACGGGAAAGCGTAACTAGAGAAGCTGTGGACCGGGTGCTCACAATCTGCAGATTGTAACACTTTGCACGATGATTATAGCCGAGCGTAACAATCGTTTGGAACCGAATCGATGCTATTTAAAAGCGTCCATCCATAACTCGATCGGGGGGCGCTCGCGAACGCCCGCAGGGACGTGGGGAAAGTGACGACTGTGCGATTAGGCAAACTAAGTGAGAAGATAAGAAAAGTAAGGCCCACACATCGTTAGTCGTTAATATCGACGCTTTTCTCTTCCTGTGCAATCCAATCGTTACGTCCGCAGATTCGTTTCTGGGGTGAAATTAAccattcaaatcaaaatttttCTACGAAACTTTGATTTAGACCGGGTTTCATTTACATCTTTCCGATTCGAAATCACTAAATAAGATGGTGAAAAGCAGTTTATAACAAgttgtgcctttttttctttacttaaTATACATTTTACTTCAACTGCTTCTTCTATGATTCCATCAAAGACAAATTTTTAATCTTTCAGTGTATACTtgtgaaaaattcaaaacaggGTACAAAGTAAACGCCTTTCTTCCATATAATCTAAAAATCCATGTTAGCACAAAGTACCAAAAATACATTACAACCATCATGCGTACGGTGGTGAGAACAATGAAATTCCCGCCAAAAAGGCGCATTTCTTTGTTTGGCTTGATTAAaatccatttttgttttgt encodes the following:
- the LOC131209833 gene encoding lysophospholipase-like protein 1; amino-acid sequence: MRLIEKVFNPTGKHVGTLIFLHGSGDTGNGLTEWIRFLLGRDMEFPHIKVIIPTAPVQPYTPMGGENSNVWFNRKRIEMDCPEIRTSLASIYDTVNELLVREMAAGVPLGRIIIGGFSMGGALALHTAYHLNRDLGGVFAISSFLNTGSIVYDSLSCVSPDDRLPELLMMHGERDTLVPIEWGQTSFDELAKLGVRGQFVPHRTALHEIKKDQLLRVIDWVQKLIPEPTDDPMALKSKQKGKL
- the LOC131212156 gene encoding protein bride of sevenless, which gives rise to MEYWKRKLLDALVAILCYGLPCVSGRLASSGPLDVSPPPVTGEPPAAEVITSSAAATASQTRATAVTTDSSAPKNDSAREAVSSAVPPLVAQPTDDLHETTSPSEPDLSADRSYTDEDTLDRQGSLPIEPRSIADGTAAANSLQPSIESPPGDENGEKWEDTTVSSTPPSPSDPEVFECPDRPFIDISGDYRHRKYPRGARADAEPTSDGLSAYVDGYAKEHGYRVLRLPGDLMMTFIVEMDDFGAAVLAIDRINELRLAGEDMVLGLNIIHLLNASLSQRILQQEVNYLKECSSNTIGIFVSSHIWPAVRLLSETLDYNIFPLPSTYDMLFTKAAHLLYELPWTSLNSSAVIRSGSAELATKFGAICRHEHLCLESIPSSDTIYILLGLETSIRSYASNGTVVLVLSGREQWHVADVPASAYVITESAVNVTTLGYSSDRYGATLRGSDLLAEGGLLLEVADLLNRTGTECLNASIECLNNWKYHAKRSHSEVLAQLQLLNGTQMMAVELRQKVVPRLADLNGANVIAAMKSLGQMKLVASSNVITNYTTIPQRSSDNADVPATLGAIFYCAKEFEIRHPDFIERHHRPIYYDGRGVADGAEIFGEMSWQLKMEAWVAAGLTVSSLGILLCAAILIFLLVRVCMDDILEGHPLGSILLLVSLIVQFAAFIPFSLEYTGYGEATELGGHRVDTLHTWNAHCTVKIFLVSVCYCMTFSLLLCRAIMLASIGSEGGFLSHINGYIQSVICGFSTLVQFGLSAQLVIVLQANAHNISCSEIYYGNWFWAVIAYDGILLIALIFLAPFIFRSQRNYREGLLLVTGSVLCLVIWTVWIPLCMFGYEWREAAVSLGMVATALAVLVGIMIPRCFLMVRGIARSDLVQALPSLTSLAFAQANQYISEQSVYECVNPAMRQRSPTDDSFIMDQDLDEAYAANSEIPTLPLRGQRSRLRQENGASTINGTNNHGPIGNGILQTNSSNVTHIAPNFYGISNPYSCSDSLTSLSPNKITRF